In the genome of Apodemus sylvaticus chromosome 2, mApoSyl1.1, whole genome shotgun sequence, one region contains:
- the Mad2l1 gene encoding mitotic spindle assembly checkpoint protein MAD2A isoform X2, translating into MAQQLAREQGITLRGSAEIVAEFFSYGINSILYQRGIYPSETFTRVQKYGLTLLVTTDPELIKYLNNVVEQLKEWLYKCSVQKLVVVISNIESGEVLERWQFDIECDKTAKEEGVRREKSQKAIQDEIRSVIRQITATVTFLPLLEVSCSFDLLIYTDKDLVVPETRGKNRDPSLLPILKKSVNAPLRPQSTK; encoded by the exons ATGGCACAGCAGCTTGCCCGAGAGCAAGGCATCACCCTGCGTGGGAGCGCAGAAATCGTGGCCGAGTTTTTTT CATATGGCATTAACAGCATTTTGTATCAGCGTGGCATTTATCCGTCAGAAACTTTTACTCGAGTGCAGAAATATGGACTCACCTTGCTTGTAACTACTGACCCCGAGCTCATAAAGTATCTCAATAATGTGGTGGAGCAGCTTAAAG AATGGCTGTACAAGTGCTCAGTCCAGAAGCTGGTGGTGGTCATCTCAAATATTGAAAGTGGTGAGGTCCTTGAGAGATGGCAGTTTGACATTGAATGTGACAAAACTGCAAAAGAGGAAGG TGTTCGTAGGGAAAAGTCCCAGAAAGCCATACAGGATGAAATCCGTTCAGTGATCAGACAGATTACAGCTACTGTGACATTTCTGCCACTGTTGGAAGTTTCTT GTTCATTTGACCTGCTAATTTACACTGACAAAGATTTGGTGGTAC CTGAAACACGTGGGAAGAATCGGGACCCCAGTTTATTACCAATTCTGAAGAAGTCCGTCAATGCTCCTTTACGACCACAATCAACAAAGTGA
- the Mad2l1 gene encoding mitotic spindle assembly checkpoint protein MAD2A isoform X1 has protein sequence MAQQLAREQGITLRGSAEIVAEFFSYGINSILYQRGIYPSETFTRVQKYGLTLLVTTDPELIKYLNNVVEQLKEWLYKCSVQKLVVVISNIESGEVLERWQFDIECDKTAKEEGVRREKSQKAIQDEIRSVIRQITATVTFLPLLEVSCSFDLLIYTDKDLVVPEKWEESGPQFITNSEEVRLRSFTTTIHKVNSMVAYKTPVND, from the exons ATGGCACAGCAGCTTGCCCGAGAGCAAGGCATCACCCTGCGTGGGAGCGCAGAAATCGTGGCCGAGTTTTTTT CATATGGCATTAACAGCATTTTGTATCAGCGTGGCATTTATCCGTCAGAAACTTTTACTCGAGTGCAGAAATATGGACTCACCTTGCTTGTAACTACTGACCCCGAGCTCATAAAGTATCTCAATAATGTGGTGGAGCAGCTTAAAG AATGGCTGTACAAGTGCTCAGTCCAGAAGCTGGTGGTGGTCATCTCAAATATTGAAAGTGGTGAGGTCCTTGAGAGATGGCAGTTTGACATTGAATGTGACAAAACTGCAAAAGAGGAAGG TGTTCGTAGGGAAAAGTCCCAGAAAGCCATACAGGATGAAATCCGTTCAGTGATCAGACAGATTACAGCTACTGTGACATTTCTGCCACTGTTGGAAGTTTCTT GTTCATTTGACCTGCTAATTTACACTGACAAAGATTTGGTGGTACCTGAAAAGTGGGAAGAATCAGGACCCCAGTTTATTACCAATTCTGAAGAAGTCCGTCTACGCTCATTTACTACCACAATCCACAAAGTGAACAGTATGGTGGCCTACAAAACACCTGTCAATGACTGA